The Bactrocera dorsalis isolate Fly_Bdor chromosome 2, ASM2337382v1, whole genome shotgun sequence region AAACGTGCATATTAGCACGAAACCGACTAGTGCACCATAAATCAAATATATCAGAAATGAACCGGTGTCACAGGAAACATGCATAGGAATGAATAATATTTCCCTTATACACGTCTTCAACGAACTCACACATTTACCATCCTGCTCCAGAAAACCGCTATCGCAGTGACATCTGTCGGGCGAAATACATTTGCTGTTAGCGCCACACTTGTCCTTGCATTGCGGCACACACCGATCGTCGACCACGCTGTAGCCCGCGATGCAGCTGCAGTGATTCGGCGACACGCAATAAGCGTGTAGAGAACACGCAGGCTCACATATTGGCTGACAATGTTGTACCATTGTGTGAAGCGATTTGTTGTCAAAGCCTTCCATGCATTGACACACATCTGGTGCGGTGCAATGTGCATTTATGCCACACCCAAATTTGCACTGGGGTACACATACGGCGCCATTGCGCATGTAACCTTCGATGCATTCACAACGATCGGGTGCTGTGCAAAGACCTTTTGGCCCACAACCGCCCGTACAATGGGGCAGACAATTAATGCTGTCGTTGAGTCGCGCATAACCTTTGGCACACTCACAAATACCTGGTCGCAGACAAGTTGCATTACCGCAGAGCGCCGCATCGCAGATCGGTTCACATTGCGCGCCACCATCAATCGTTTTCTGGTAACCAGTGCTGCAAGCGCATTTATTGGGGGCCACGCAATGCTGATGATCTGCACAACCTTGTGGACAACTTGGCACACAACCAATGTCGCGTTGCTCGTAACCGACTTTGCACTCACAACGATCGGGTCCGGCGCAGTAACTGGCCTCACCACATGCCGTATGGCACTGGGGTGCACATTGACCGGTGGTGTTCCTAGTATAACCCTCGTTGCAGTTACAGGTATTTGGTGCTGCACAATGCTCGTTAGCGACACATCCTTGCGAGCAAATCGGTCGACAGCCTTCCTTACTTTCCATGAAACCATTCTTACAGGTACAATTGTTGGGCGAAGAGCAAAAAGCGTTCACGCCGCAATCCACATCGCACTGGGGCTCGCATTTGCCTTCGGTACTCCTTGCATAACCGTCATTGCACAGACACTCGTTAGGCGCGCCGCAATACTCATGTTCTCCGCATACTTCCGAACATATAGGAGCACAAACATTGTTTATCTCCACAAACCCCGTTTTGCACGCACATACATTAGGACTAGCACAATACCGTGTTTCGCCACAATCCTCAGTACAAACTGGTGAGCATTGATCGGAAGAGTCCCGGGTATAACCTTCATTGCAGCGACAATTATTACTGCCTTCGATGCATGTGGAATTGGCCGGACATCCTGCGGCACAATCCGGCTGGCATTTGTTATTCTCTTGATGAGAACCCTTTTTACATACGCAACCCTTCGGTTTAAAGTCACAAATGCCGTCCACGCAATTTTCATCACATACATAGCCACATATTCGCTGTTGTTTACCtttatttgtaacaattttACATTCCTTTTCTTTGCCGTGACCGTGTTCAATGCAAAAGAAGCTACAGATAACGATTTGAATTAGTAATAACCGTAATTTGGATTTATACATTTCGATTTCCGCTCT contains the following coding sequences:
- the LOC105223666 gene encoding multiple epidermal growth factor-like domains protein 10, whose protein sequence is MYKSKLRLLLIQIVICSFFCIEHGHGKEKECKIVTNKGKQQRICGYVCDENCVDGICDFKPKGCVCKKGSHQENNKCQPDCAAGCPANSTCIEGSNNCRCNEGYTRDSSDQCSPVCTEDCGETRYCASPNVCACKTGFVEINNVCAPICSEVCGEHEYCGAPNECLCNDGYARSTEGKCEPQCDVDCGVNAFCSSPNNCTCKNGFMESKEGCRPICSQGCVANEHCAAPNTCNCNEGYTRNTTGQCAPQCHTACGEASYCAGPDRCECKVGYEQRDIGCVPSCPQGCADHQHCVAPNKCACSTGYQKTIDGGAQCEPICDAALCGNATCLRPGICECAKGYARLNDSINCLPHCTGGCGPKGLCTAPDRCECIEGYMRNGAVCVPQCKFGCGINAHCTAPDVCQCMEGFDNKSLHTMVQHCQPICEPACSLHAYCVSPNHCSCIAGYSVVDDRCVPQCKDKCGANSKCISPDRCHCDSGFLEQDGKCVSSLKTCIREILFIPMHVSCDTGSFLIYLIYGALVGFVLICTFVTYKGVQHLRHRGKYVAPPQNFIITYQPRGREDDDECTNADGELASPSYSQPPAYNTLTTKC